In Coraliomargarita sinensis, the genomic stretch CTCATCCCGCTTGCGCTGCTGCTCATTTATCTAATGAAAGACTCTCACTTGCATAAATCCTCCAGTGGGACCTCTTTGTAGGCGTGGATTTTCAATTAAACAGTGCCTACAGCCCGCAGGGGGACCAGCCCGAAGCGATTCGAGCGCTCGTGGATTCAGTACGCTCAGGCAACCGTTACCAGACGCTGCTGGGCGTCACCGGATCGGGGAAGACCTTTTCCATGGCCAATATGATTCAGGAGCTGCAGCGCCCGGCGCTGATTATTTCCCACAACAAGACGCTGGCCGCGCAACTTTACTCCGAATTCAAGGCCTTCTTCCCGGATAATGCGGTGGAATACTTCGTCAGCTACTACGATTACTATCAGCCCGAAGCCTACATTCCGCAGACGGATACTTATATTGAGAAAGACTCCTCAATTAATGACGAGATTGAACGACTTCGAATTTCGGCTTCGTCGTCCCTGCTCAGTCGTCGCGATGTGATCGTGGTGGCCAGTGTCTCCTGTATCTACGGCTTGGGTTCGCCCGAGGATTTCAAAACCATGATGATTCCTTTGGAGCCGGGTATCGAAATTTCGCGAGACAGTTTTCTGGAGCAGTTGGTCAATTCACTATACGAGCGTAACGACGTGGATTTTCGTAACGGCACTTTCCGGGTTCGTGGCGATGTGGTGGATATTTATCCGGCCTACATGGAGAGCGCGATTCGGGTGGAGTTCTGGGGTGATGAGATCGAGAGCATCCGCGAACTGGACCCCGTGACGGGGGAGGCCGGGGCCCCGCTGGAAATGTTTAATCTCTATCCGGCAACACAATACGTCACGCCAAAGGACAAGATTGAAAGCGCGATCAAAGGAATTCGGGCCGAACTCGACGAGCGTGTGGCTTGGTTTGAATCGCAGAATAAGCTCATCGAAGCGCAGCGTATCCGCATGCGAACCGAGTATGATATCGAGCTGCTGCAGGAGATGGGCTTTTGCACGGGAATCGAGAACTATTCGCGTTACTTGTCCGGTCGGAAAGCTGGGGATCGCCCCTTCTGTCTGATTGATTTCTTTCCGGATGATTTTCTTCTCTTTATTGATGAGAGTCATGCCACCCTGCCGCAGGTGCGGGCCATGTATAACGGCGACCGCGCGCGCAAGGAACGGCTCGTGGAATATGGTTTTCGTCTTCCATCAGCGCTGGATAACCGCCCGCAAAAGATCGAGGAGTTCGAGGAAATTACCGGGCAGACGATCTATGTTTCGGCCACACCCGCACAGCATGAGTACGATGTCTCGGAGACAGTTGCCGAGCAAGTTATACGTCCTACGGGGCTCGTCGATCCGGCTATGGAAATCCGTCCGATCAAGGGGCAGGTCGAAGATTTTATCGGAGAGGCACGCAAGGCGGCGGAGGCGGGCGAGCGTGTGCTCGCCACCACCTTGACGAAGCGCATGTCGGAGGACCTGACTGATTTTCTCCGCGAGGCTGGGCTGGAGGTTGAATATCTCCATTCCGATATTGATGCGATTGAACGGGTGGAGATTTTGCGCCGCTTACGTTTGGGTGATTTCGACGTTTTGGTGGGGGTTAACCTGCTCCGGGAGGGACTCGACCTGCCGGAGGTGGCGCTGGTTGCGATTCTTGATGCCGACAAGGAGGGCTTTCTTCGCAGCACGACCAGTTTGATTCAAACGGCAGGCCGGGCCGCCCGACACGAGAAGGGGCGTGTGCTGCTCTATGCCGATAATATCACCGGCTCGATTCAGGAGACGCTCAAAATTACCGAATACCGGCGCGAGAG encodes the following:
- the uvrB gene encoding excinuclease ABC subunit UvrB produces the protein MDFQLNSAYSPQGDQPEAIRALVDSVRSGNRYQTLLGVTGSGKTFSMANMIQELQRPALIISHNKTLAAQLYSEFKAFFPDNAVEYFVSYYDYYQPEAYIPQTDTYIEKDSSINDEIERLRISASSSLLSRRDVIVVASVSCIYGLGSPEDFKTMMIPLEPGIEISRDSFLEQLVNSLYERNDVDFRNGTFRVRGDVVDIYPAYMESAIRVEFWGDEIESIRELDPVTGEAGAPLEMFNLYPATQYVTPKDKIESAIKGIRAELDERVAWFESQNKLIEAQRIRMRTEYDIELLQEMGFCTGIENYSRYLSGRKAGDRPFCLIDFFPDDFLLFIDESHATLPQVRAMYNGDRARKERLVEYGFRLPSALDNRPQKIEEFEEITGQTIYVSATPAQHEYDVSETVAEQVIRPTGLVDPAMEIRPIKGQVEDFIGEARKAAEAGERVLATTLTKRMSEDLTDFLREAGLEVEYLHSDIDAIERVEILRRLRLGDFDVLVGVNLLREGLDLPEVALVAILDADKEGFLRSTTSLIQTAGRAARHEKGRVLLYADNITGSIQETLKITEYRRERQLAYNKEHGITPQSVKRSIEDSLHAPGKGYDQEDDPAMAVAESDDRDVANVIAEMEEEMLEAARKLEFEKAAMLRDQIDTLQSGKHGGGASGGAKSKPKKKRKSKAVYNAKGLPKRKRR